DNA from Streptomyces rishiriensis:
CCGTAAGGCGATGTATACGGACTGACGCCTGCCCGGTGCTGGAACGTTAAGGGGACCGGTTAGTCACTCTTCGGGGTGGCGAAGCTGAGAACTTAAGCGCCAGTAAACGGCGGTGGTAACTATAACCATCCTAAGGTAGCGAAATTCCTTGTCGGGTAAGTTCCGACCTGCACGAATGGCGTAACGACTTCTCGACTGTCTCAACCATAGGCCCGGTGAAATTGCACTACGAGTAAAGATGCTCGTTTCGCGCAGCAGGACGGAAAGACCCCGGGACCTTTACTACAGTTTGATATTGGTGTTCGGTTCGGCTTGTGTAGGATAGGTGGGAGACTTTGAAACGTGGACGCCAGTTCACGGTGAGTCGCCGTTGAAATACCACTCTGGTCGTGCTGGATGTCTAACCTGGGTCCGTGATCCGGATCAGGGACAGTGTCTGATGGGTAGTTTAACTGGGGCGGTTGCCTCCTAAAGAGTAACGGAGGCGCCCAAAGGTTCCCTCAGCCTGGTTGGCAATCAGGTGTTGAGTGTAAGTGCACAAGGGAGCTTGACTGTGAGACCGACGGGTCGAGCAGGGACGAAAGTCGGGACTAGTGATCCGGCGGTGGCTTGTGGAAGCGCCGTCGCTCAACGGATAAAAGGTACCCCGGGGATAACAGGCTGATCTTCCCCAAGAGTCCATATCGACGGGATGGTTTGGCACCTCGATGTCGGCTCGTCGCATCCTGGGGCTGGAGTCGGTCCCAAGGGTTGGGCTGTTCGCCCATTAAAGCGGTACGCGAGCTGGGTTTAGAACGTCGTGAGACAGTTCGGTCCCTATCCGCTGCGCGCGCAGGAATATTGAGAAGGGCTGTCCCTAGTACGAGAGGACCGGGACGGACGAACCTCTGGTGTGCCAGTTGTCCTGCCAAGGGCATGGCTGGTTGGCTACGTTCGGGAGGGATAACCGCTGAAAGCATCTAAGCGGGAAGCCTGCTTCGAGATGAGTATTCCCACCCCCTTGAGGGGTTAAGGCTCCCAGTAGACGACTGGGTTGATAGGCCGGATGTGGAAGCCCAGTAATGGGTGAAGCTGACTGGTACTAATAGGCCGAGGGCTTGTCCTCAGTTGCTCGCGTCCACTGTGTTGGTTCTGAAACCACGAACGGCCCCATGCCATGGTCACGGTATGGTGCGGCTGCATGTGTTTCATAGTGTTTCGGTGGTCATAGCGTAAGGGAAACGCCCGGTTACATTCCGAACCCGGAAGCTAAGCCTTACAGCGCCGATGGTACTGCAGGGGGGACCCTGTGGGAGAGTAGGACACCGCCGAACAATTATTCAAAGGGTTGGTCCCTGAACTTTGGTTCAGGGACCAACCCTTTTTTGTTTTCGGCCACTTGAAGTTCATGTTCCGCCTCCAGCATCCACGGCATGGGTACTGCTGCAATGCTCAGGGCCGCAGGCGTCGGAGTCGGTGACGAGGTCATCGTGCCGGCCTTCGGGAATGTGGAAGTCGCCGGAGCAGTGGCTCTGGCGGGTGCGCTTCCGGTGTTCGCCGATGTCGATCCCGTGACGTACTGCCTGGACCCGGTCGCCGTCGAAGCGGCCGTAACTCGGCGTACCGCAGCGGTTGTTGTCGTGCATCGCTTCGGCCGGACGGCGGATGTCGGGCAGTTGCGCGGTGTGGGGCGGCGGCATGGGCTGCTGGTGTGGGAACAGGGGGAGTCCGAGGCGTCGCAGGACGAGATCGCGCGGCGTCGGGAGCGGGCGGCCTACCTGGACGGGCGGTTGCGTGGGGTGCGGATGCCGGACGGCGGGGACGGACACACCTATCAGCAGTACGTCGTACGGGTGCCGGGGAACGGCCGGCCCGACCGGGATGCGTTCGCGCGGGCCTTGCGGGCAAAGGGAGTCGAGTGCCGGGTGCCGGTGAAGATTCCGCTGCACCGGCTGCCCGAGTTCAGGCGGTGCGCGTCGCTGCCGGAGACAGAGCTCGCGGCGGACGAGACCCTCGCGCTGCCGGTGGACGCCTCGTTGACCAAGCGGGACATGCAGCGCATCGTGACCGCCTGCAACGCGCTCGGCGGACTGCTTCAGCCCGCCTTCTGAACGAGTTTGGGAACACCGGCCACTTCGGGGTACGATCTGTTCTGTTGCCGCGAGGGAAACCTCGAAAAGGCGACTGGCCCTCTTAGCTCAGTCGGTAGAGCGTCTCCATGGTAAGGAGAAGGTCAACGGTTCGATTCCGTTAGAGGGCTCCACAAAGAAAGCCCCCGCCCTTCCGGGCGGGGGCTTTTCTCATGCCCTGTGCGCTCTTTTCTCACGCCACCCGCATGGCCAGGATTGCCATGTCGTCGGAAGGGGCGTCGGACGCGAAGCGCTCCACCGCGCGCATGATGCGGGCCGCGACCGCGCCGGCGGTGAGACCCGTGCAGGTGGTGAGGACGTCGGCGAGGCCGTCGTCGCCCAGCATGCGGGTGCCCTCACGGCGCTCTGTGACGCCGTCCGTGACGCAGAGGAGGACGTCACCCGGGTCGAGGGTGACCGTCTGCTCGTAGAGCTCCAGGTCCTCCATGACGCCCAGCAGCGGCTGGGGCTCGGCGGCCGGCTCGACGGTGCCGTCCTGGCGCAGGCGCAGGGGGAGCGGGTGCCCGGCGCAGACCAGCTTCAGCTCGGCGCTGCCGTCCTCCTGCGGACGCATCTCGCCGTAGAGGAGGGTCAGGAAGCGGCTGCGGGCGCCCTCGTCGAGGATGGCCGAGTTCAGTCGCTCCAGGACGGCCGGGCCGCTGAGGCCCTCGCGTGCCAGGAGGCGCAGGGCGTGGCGGGCCAGGCCGGTCACCGCCGCCGCGTTCGGGCCCGTGCCGCAGACGTCGCCGATGGCGAAGCCGTACGCGCCGTCGCTGATGGGGAAGACGTCGTAGAAGTCACCGCCGACCTCGTTGCCCTCTCCGGCCGCGCGGTAGATGACCTCGACCTCGACGCCGTCGATCTCGGGAAGTTCCGGCGGCAGCAGGCTGCGCTGGAGGGCCTGGCTGATGGCTGTGCGCTCCGAGTACAGGCGGGCGTTGTCGAGGGCGAGGGCCGCTCGGCGGCTCAAGTCCTCGGCCAGTTCGAGGATTTCCTGGCGGAAGTGTTCGTCGGTGGGCTTGCCGAGCGTCAGCATGCCGATGACGCGGTTGCGGGCGACCAGCGGAAGGACGACCGTCTCGCCGCCCACCGCCGAGGCGGTGGCGAGCGTGGGGCCGACGCCGGACGCCAC
Protein-coding regions in this window:
- a CDS encoding DegT/DnrJ/EryC1/StrS family aminotransferase, which encodes MLRAAGVGVGDEVIVPAFGNVEVAGAVALAGALPVFADVDPVTYCLDPVAVEAAVTRRTAAVVVVHRFGRTADVGQLRGVGRRHGLLVWEQGESEASQDEIARRRERAAYLDGRLRGVRMPDGGDGHTYQQYVVRVPGNGRPDRDAFARALRAKGVECRVPVKIPLHRLPEFRRCASLPETELAADETLALPVDASLTKRDMQRIVTACNALGGLLQPAF